Below is a window of Chryseobacterium arthrosphaerae DNA.
TATTTCCGTTCTGCAGTTGTCTGCCGATATCAATATCGGCCAGTAGTTTCCGGACTGTGTCGGAACAAAAGTCGCAGAGTTTGGAGCCCCTGCTACCTGCTGAGAACCATTCATCCAGATATAGCCTGACGGAGCAGCTCCTGAAGGGATAAATGTAATCGCCGGGCTACTTCCTACACAAGCTACAACAGAAAGTGGATTAATACTTCCGCTTAAGTTAGCTGCTACTACATTAATAGGTGCATTGGCAGACTCAAAAACACATCCCTGAGGAGTTTTGATTCTTAATTTTATATTGGTAGGTCCACTTGTATTGATAGCAACAGCAGTCGTAGGACCTGAAGCCACTATAGAAGTATTGGAGAACAACCATGTATAGGTATTCGCAGGATTATATCCGACAGGTGTCAGGTTAATAACTTCTCCTACACATACTTTAGAAGGACTTGTAAAGCTTAAACTTGGAACCGGCGGTATCGTAATAGTCTTCGTCATACTGCATGACGGGAACCCAGAAGCCACCATGGTCATAGTGAAAGTATAGGTACCCGGTGCAAGATTAGTATAAGTAGCTGTTTGCCCGTACTGATCAGGCTGTCCGCCTCCGCTGAATGTATATGATATCGCCGAGGTGATATTGAATATTGTAGACGTATTGTGCAGCTTCAGCGTATATCCGTTGCTACCGTTACACACCAGACTCTCATTAAATTTAGCCTCATACTTTTTCTGTACTTCTACAGCCTTGGCATACCAGCATGACCCGAATCTTATACGTACAAAAACAATATGGGCAGCCGGCATAGTGGTCTTATACACTGGGAAAGCTGTCCCCTGACCTGAATCCAAAGTCAGAATAGGGTCTGATTCCCATACAATCTCATCTGCAGTTCCTATGTAAGACAGATCGGTTACGGTGATTTTATTACATTCTACCCATTTTGGCGTAAAGCTGATTTGAGGATCTGGTCCTGTACAGCCACTACCGGTTGAGCAGGACTGTTTCACTTTTACCTCTTGGGAATACACTACACAGGTATTGATATCCGTAGCCTGAACCATATAAGTTCCAATGGCATTAGGGCCTGAAATCGTATATGAATTGCTGGTAGCCCCTAGTATTTGTGCACCATTTCTATACCATTGCCATGAACTAATCCCTGTAAGTCCTGTAGAACTGTTGGCAGTAAGGGTATACGGAGCCATGGTAGCAGGATCGCAAACCACGATATTATATACCGGAGAAATCGTAATGATCGTTTCAGGCAGTACTATAAAGCTGGCTGATGCTGTAGGAGTATAGTTACATCCGTTAGTTCCTGCATAGGTCACGATAACCGTCTGGGAAATATTCCCTCCGGTATTGTTCTGTATATAATTGTTATTCGGGAAAGTATAACTTCCGGACGTATTAAATATAGCAGAATGGGTTGTTCCGTTGGCAAAAGTGAAAGTTACACTGCTTGCATTCGTAATTCCGGTCTGATTAACCGTAAAGGTAAGAGGTGAACCTAAACATATTTTTCCAACATTAGTAAAATTAACTACCGGAAGCGGTTGTAAAGCAATTGGAATTTCAATCGTTCTTACAGTTCCGCATTTTGTTATTTTTAATTTAAGGGTTGAGCTGCTGGTTGTAGTAATTTCGTTGAAATTTACAGTAATATTAGCTGTTCCCTGCCCTGCTACGACACTTCCGAAATTAGAACTTCCGAAGCTCCATTCCATTGAATCCGGCGTAATTCCGTTCAGATTTGCACTGAAGGTCTGCGTACTGCTCGGGCAGAAAGGTCCCGGATTCGGATTAATGGTAATCGTATTAAGATTAAGCGGTACCACGGTTCTTGAAATAGGAGTCGAAAGACATCCTACCGGACTGCTCGTCAATTTGTTACGTACCGATATTACATACTGTGAAGCACCGGCATTAAATATAATAGTCACAGAAGCTCCCGAATTGCTACCTTGGATTGTTCCGTTGGTTACGTCCCATACAGGCACTACTCCCGGATCAACCGAATTCAGTTTAAAAATATAAGGCTTGCCAGGACATACTTTTTCTTCCCCTACGATTGGTCCTGTAGGCGGTTGTGGATTAGGTAATACTTTTACCTGTATCGGGTTGCTTTCACAAGCCCCGCCCACTTTAGTTGCTGTAACGGTATAAGAACCCGCTGTTGCAAAATTATAACTAAAAGTCCCTGTAGTAGGAGGAGACGTGTATACCGAGTTTCCTGTAACCACTTTCCATGTAACAGGTACGTTAGGATTGGCATTGAAAGACTGGGATGTACCTACACAGATTTCATCCGCTCCTCCGCTGATCTGTACCGGTGCTTCCACTACAATATTAATATAAGCCTGCCCGCTGCAAGACAATAATGTATTGAAATAATCTGCAGTAAGCGTATAGTTTCCAGGCTGGTTAGCCGTGAAAAGAACCTCATTTCTTTGCTGATTATAGTCCAGCAGAGCTGGTGCCGGTCCGGATACATTCCATTTCACACTGGTGGTAGGCCATTGAGGAAGACCGTAGATATACTGTTTACCGGTACATACTATCGGCTCACCTTTGATTTTACCTTTCTTTAAAATCACCGGGATCTTGATCGTTGTCCATTCAGGACAGCCACATTCAGATTGATACATTACATAACCAAAACCATCAGCCGGATCCACATTATCCCACGCTACTTCAATTTCACTACCGTTGTTGCTGACAATGGTTCCGCCAATCACTTTCCATTTTCCGGGACATCCGTCCTGTACGTTGTATTTCTCAATGCTTCCTTCGCATACTACCGAAGCACAGTTGATCTGTACAGGGGTAGATTTGAGCACTTCAACCGGCATCTTAATGCTGCTTGAACAGCCGCACTTGTTAGTTACCGTTAATCTTACCGTATAATTTCCCGGATTCACATAAGCATGAGACGGCTCAAAGGCTGTAGAAGTTGTACCGTCCCCAAAGTCCCAGAAATAATTAATAATTTCTGTGCCGCCATTCTGATAAGAAAGATTTTCAAAATAGATTGTTGTATTCCGGCATACTGTAGACTTCAGGTTTTTCATTTCAAACTTGGCCACCGGGCTGTTGATTTTTTCGATACAGATGTTCTGGTTTTCAAAAGTTCCGTCTGTATACGTAATCGTTGCCTGTACAGCGCCACTGCCTGCAGCGCCCCAATTAACCACGGCCTGGGTATTTCCGGTACCGGAAACCGTTGAGTTTCCACCTGAGATATTCCATTGTACATACGAGATATTCTGGCCGCTTACAGTATAAGTGACCGTACTTCCTTCGCATACCCGGAGACACTGTGATGAATTGATAAAAGAATAGGTAGTACCGTTGTCATCCGTACCCCCTTTTTCTCCCCGGTATTCCTGACATCCTACCTGGGAATTCCATGTAATTCGAGCTGATTGTGCTTGTAGTGCCCATGGTACTAAAAGCCAACATAGTAGTAGCCATCTGAAGATGTGCTGCCTACTGAAATAGGTGTTGTTTTTCATAGTTATTAAAAAAAGTGTTATTAATTTTAACCCAAATTAATAAAAAAAATAACATGAAAATCATTTAATAGTGAAAAATATTACGAATTTACAACCTGAAGCCCAATATTTTAACCGAATATGATACCATATTTTATTTCACTTGCATTATAGTTAATAACAGAAAACAGCGTTCAATTCAGGCAACACCATTATTTTTTGCTGTATAATTCACTTTTATAATTTTAAATTAAAATATAAATCAAAATCATATTTTTTATTTAATATATTTCTAAATAAATCAATAATATATTAAATATTTTAACAAAACCACTCTTACAACAATATCC
It encodes the following:
- a CDS encoding PKD domain-containing protein, with the protein product MKNNTYFSRQHIFRWLLLCWLLVPWALQAQSARITWNSQVGCQEYRGEKGGTDDNGTTYSFINSSQCLRVCEGSTVTYTVSGQNISYVQWNISGGNSTVSGTGNTQAVVNWGAAGSGAVQATITYTDGTFENQNICIEKINSPVAKFEMKNLKSTVCRNTTIYFENLSYQNGGTEIINYFWDFGDGTTSTAFEPSHAYVNPGNYTVRLTVTNKCGCSSSIKMPVEVLKSTPVQINCASVVCEGSIEKYNVQDGCPGKWKVIGGTIVSNNGSEIEVAWDNVDPADGFGYVMYQSECGCPEWTTIKIPVILKKGKIKGEPIVCTGKQYIYGLPQWPTTSVKWNVSGPAPALLDYNQQRNEVLFTANQPGNYTLTADYFNTLLSCSGQAYINIVVEAPVQISGGADEICVGTSQSFNANPNVPVTWKVVTGNSVYTSPPTTGTFSYNFATAGSYTVTATKVGGACESNPIQVKVLPNPQPPTGPIVGEEKVCPGKPYIFKLNSVDPGVVPVWDVTNGTIQGSNSGASVTIIFNAGASQYVISVRNKLTSSPVGCLSTPISRTVVPLNLNTITINPNPGPFCPSSTQTFSANLNGITPDSMEWSFGSSNFGSVVAGQGTANITVNFNEITTTSSSTLKLKITKCGTVRTIEIPIALQPLPVVNFTNVGKICLGSPLTFTVNQTGITNASSVTFTFANGTTHSAIFNTSGSYTFPNNNYIQNNTGGNISQTVIVTYAGTNGCNYTPTASASFIVLPETIITISPVYNIVVCDPATMAPYTLTANSSTGLTGISSWQWYRNGAQILGATSNSYTISGPNAIGTYMVQATDINTCVVYSQEVKVKQSCSTGSGCTGPDPQISFTPKWVECNKITVTDLSYIGTADEIVWESDPILTLDSGQGTAFPVYKTTMPAAHIVFVRIRFGSCWYAKAVEVQKKYEAKFNESLVCNGSNGYTLKLHNTSTIFNITSAISYTFSGGGQPDQYGQTATYTNLAPGTYTFTMTMVASGFPSCSMTKTITIPPVPSLSFTSPSKVCVGEVINLTPVGYNPANTYTWLFSNTSIVASGPTTAVAINTSGPTNIKLRIKTPQGCVFESANAPINVVAANLSGSINPLSVVACVGSSPAITFIPSGAAPSGYIWMNGSQQVAGAPNSATFVPTQSGNYWPILISADNCRTEIMSSQLVPVTLKNLPYVNISGKANICAGSSTTLNGIVTDNTLEYQWKKGGVVVIPWSSAAAPIIYNTGALAAGTYVYTLEVRTPGTSGCMSTKNFTVTVSSPPPAVSITYTLQSCQPYRVKLTASGGAGDYNWSNGMVGQSITVNEGGAYQVTYTAPSGCKVVANTQVPLSLESLMWVFPTGCYDECLRKNYVIGPKGIFDHHEWQYFGNNVQSGNNAFINPYYPGSAGTYNLQIDHFGCQYTSGPMNYFPGKDCGVSTECRMEGDLYLKWDGDHFNVHGIIYNGSGQAVTLTISSGNGVGSYLPSIITIPAGGSYDMNANPLTFYPNVNYSGWDEILFINGECKFVVKVDGKVGKATERTLEVTSESSLKMIPNPAKERVKISYNTGSEKLQAKQVTVFDAMGNVKFRKELKTSSGEVDVEISGWLQGVYIVIVQTGDTSMQGKLIKN